The proteins below are encoded in one region of Ascochyta rabiei chromosome 9, complete sequence:
- a CDS encoding H(+)-transporting V0 sector ATPase subunit a, which produces MAPQKDTMFRSADMSLTQLYIANEIGREVVSALGELGVMDFRDLNAETTAFQRTFTQEIRRLDNVERQLRYFHAQMDKADIAMRSIYDFNNPFTSPSASEIDELADKSQSLEQRIASLNESYETLKKREVELTEWRWVLREAGGFFDRARGQTEEIRQSLDDDDDAPLLRDVEQNGSGDASAERSFTVMNIGFVAGVIPRERIAAFERILWRTLRGNLYMNQSEIPEPIINPETNEETSKNVFIIFAHGKEIIAKIRKISESLGADLYSVDENSELRRDQIREVNTRLSDLASVLRNTKSTLDAELTAIGRNLAAWMVVIKKEKATYETLNRFSYDHQRKTLIAEAWAPTSSLDLIKSTLSDVNERAGLSVPTIVNQIKTTKTPPTYFKVNRFTNGFQTIIDAYGTIKYREVNPALPAIVTFPFMFAVMFGDAGHGIILLCAALAMIYYERRLERSKLDELFSMMFYGRYIVFMMGLFSIYTGLIYCDAFSLGLPWFKSMWVWDNDGKGPTASRVEGYTYPFGLDYRWHDTENDLLFSNSYKMKLSILLGWCHMTFSLMWSLVNARYFKTPIDIWGNFVPGMIFFQSIFGYLSFSIVYKWSIDWAAKGQDPPSLLNMLIYMFLQPGTLENPDQPLYPGQATVQVILLLMALVCVPILLFLKPFYLRWEHNRAKALGYRGIGESARVSALDDEDEDTNGNANGGRESFGDDDDGIAMITQDIGHGEEHEEFDFGEIMIHQVIHTIEFCLNCVSHTASYLRLWALSLAHQRLSIVLWEMTMKNAFTHTGVVGSILMVFIFGFWFVLTVMVLCVMEGTSAMLHSLRLHWVEAMSKHFIGDGVPFEPFSFKVLLEEDPVE; this is translated from the exons ATGGCACCGCAAAAGGACACCATGTTCCGCTCGGCGGACATGTCCTTGACCCAGCTCTACATTGCCAACGAGATTGGCCGCGAGGTTGTCTCTGCGCTTGGAGAGCTCGGCGTCATGGACTTCAGAGAT CTCAATGCCGAGACGACTGCCTTCCAGCGCACCTTCACGCAGGAGATCCGCCGCCTCGACAACGTGGAGCGCCAGCTGCGCTACTTCCACGCCCAGATGGACAAGGCAGACATTGCGATGCGCTCCATCTACGACTTCAACAACCCCTTCACCTCCCCCTCGGCCTCCGAGATCGACGAGCTTGCCGACAAGAGCCAGAGCCTGGAACAGCGCATCGCCTCCCTCAACGAGAGCTACGAGACGCTGAAGAAGCGCGAGGTGGAACTGACAGAGTGGCGCTGGGTGCTGAGAGAGGCTGGCGGCTTCTTCGACCGCGCCCGGGGGCAGACCGAAGAGATCAGGCAGTCTcttgacgatgacgacgatgcGCCTCTCCTCCGCGATGTGGAGCAGAACGGCTCGGGCGATGCCTCAGCCGAGCGATCCTTCACCGTCATGAACATTGGTTTCGTTGCTGGTGTTATCCCTCGCGAGCGCATTGCCGCTTTTGAGAGGATCTTGTGGCGTACGCTTCGTGGCAACCTGTACATGAACCAGTCCGAGATCCCCGAGCCCATCATCAACCCCGAGACCAACGAGGAGACCAGCAAGAACGTCTTCATCATTTTCGCTCACGGTAAGGAGATCATCGCCAAGATCCGCAAGATCTCCGAATCTCTCGGCGCCGACCTGTACAGTGTCGATGAGAACAGCGAGCTGCGCCGCGACCAGATCCGTGAAGTCAACACACGTCTGAGCGACCTGGCCAGCGTACTGCGCAACACCAAGTCAACACTGGATGCGGAGTTGACCGCCATTGGTCGTAACCTGGCGGCCTGGATGGTAGTCatcaagaaggagaaggctacCTACGAGACGCTGAACAGGTTTTCATACGACCACCAACGCAAAACCCTCATTGCAGAAGCCTGGGCCCCGACTAGCTCCCTTGATCTCATCAAGTCCACTCTTTCCGACGTTAACGAGCGCGCTGGATTGTCAGTACCAACCATTGTCAACCAGATcaagacgacgaagacgccGCCCACCTACTTCAAGGTCAACAGATTCACCAATGGTTTCCAGACCATCATCGACGCTTATGGAACCATCAAGTACCGCGAAGTCAACCCTGCGCTGCCCGCCATCGTTACCTTCCCCTTCATGTTCGCTGTCATGTTTGGTGATGCTGGTCACGGTATCATCCTTCTGTGCGCGGCTTTGGCTATGATCTACTACGAGCGCAGACTGGAGCGCAGCAAGCTCGACGAGCTGTTCTCTATGATGTTTTACGGTCGTTACATTGTCTTCATGATGGGTCTCTTCTCCATCTACACTGGTCTGATCTACTGCGACGCCTTCTCCCTCGGTCTTCCCTGGTTCAAGTCTATGTGGGTCTGGGACAACGATGGCAAGGGTCCTACTGCTTCTCGCGTCGAAGGCTACACCTACCCCTTTGGCCTGGATTACCGCTGGCACGACACTGAGAACGACCTGCTCTTCTCCAACAGTTACAAGATGAAGCTCAGTATTCTTCTTGGTTGGTGCCACATGACCTTCTCGCTCATGTGGTCGCTCGTCAATGCACGCTACTTCAAGACACCCATCGACATCTGGGGTAACTTTGTGCCTGGCATGATCTTCTTCCAGTCCATCTTTGGATATTTGTCCTTCTCAATTGTGTACAAGTGGTCTATCGACTGGGCCGCCAAGGGACAAGACCCTCCTTCTCTGCTGAACATGCTGATCTACATGTTCTTGCAACCCGGTACCCTTGAGAACCCCGACCAGCCATTGTACCCTGGCCAGGCTACCGTACAGGTCATCCTTTTACTGATGGCTCTTGTCTGCGTCCCTATTCTTCTCTTCTTGAAGCCTTTCTACCTCCGCTGGGAGCACAACAGGGCTAAGGCTTTGGGCTACCGTGGCATTGGCGAGTCCGCTCGCGTCAGCGCCTTGGACGACGAGGATGAAGACACGAACGGTAACGCCAACGGTGGACGCGAGAGCTTTGGAGACGATGATGACGGCATTGCAATGATCACTCAAGACATTGGTCACGGTGAAGAGCATGAGGAATTTGACTTTGGCGAGATCATGATCCACCAGGTCATCCACACCATCG AATTCTGCCTCAACTGCGTCTCTCACACCGCCTCTTATCTCCGTCTCTGGGCCCTCTCTCTCGCTCATCAGCGTCTCTCCATCGTTCTTTGGGAGATGACTATGAAGAACGCCTTCACTCACACCGGTGTCGTTGGTTCGATTCTTATGGTGTTCATCTTCGGTTTCTGGTTCGTGCTCACCGTCATGGTTCTTTGTGTTATGGAGGGTACGAGTGCCATGTTGCATTCGCTGCGTCTGCACTGGGTCGAGGCTATGAGCAAGCATTTCATTGGTGATGGTGTGCCGTTTGAGCCGTTCAGCTTCAAGGTCCTGCTTGAGGAGGATCCGGTGGAGTAG